A stretch of the Sulfurimonas sp. HSL3-1 genome encodes the following:
- a CDS encoding sulfatase-like hydrolase/transferase, with protein sequence MTSQHLALFFKANLLLTGLLSLAFALFNSHYTPSALLFTAAALLSTAATLYLIYWLLLRAFFRLTRLAVVLLLLLFFLTDLLLMTDFAIYRIWNFHINGMVLNILFSPAAYDSLQMTGQAVVIVFIVIAVLAALLLLGLKRIARIPAQKALRVNRRLNRSLVPLLFLVIVGEKLTYAVANLHLDGNILERTKVVPLYQPLLMDDLLIGTFGMKKAQNDGISVNIKKITNIRYPLHPISVTHPKTPNIFIFGVDALRPDIVNDDNMPNMAAFKREAVDFERHYSGGNNTRFGFFSIFYGINSSYWFGFLNAKKGPVLFETLKKLGYQISIDSSVNTAWPEFRQTIFFDVQDEIKDDYNGTKTENDLATVTYFDDWLGKQEMDKPMFAFVWLDSVHSRAYDDAFRKYTPDQVSSQYLTATAEERTELFNMYKNAAYEVDDRFARFIAALKAKGLYDDAVIIVLSDHGQEFFEHDHYGHNSAYDREQVGTPLYIRIPGTAPKKVTRLTSHLDIAPTLMAMLGADNPTSDYAHGYDLFAPDYNRECAFVGNWNENAIICGKETFVISDVISKAFNNEIRDTETYKKIKLNDKKRMNEILIKSLEENRQFSR encoded by the coding sequence ATGACATCGCAGCATCTTGCCCTCTTTTTCAAAGCCAATCTGCTTCTGACCGGTCTGCTCTCACTGGCTTTTGCCCTCTTCAACAGCCACTACACCCCCTCTGCCCTGCTCTTCACCGCGGCGGCCCTGCTCTCGACGGCGGCGACGCTTTACCTGATCTACTGGCTGCTTCTGCGCGCTTTTTTCCGCCTGACCCGTCTGGCGGTGGTGCTGCTTCTGCTGCTGTTCTTTCTCACCGATCTCCTGCTCATGACCGACTTTGCCATCTACCGCATCTGGAACTTCCATATCAACGGCATGGTGCTCAATATCCTCTTTTCGCCGGCCGCCTACGACAGCCTGCAGATGACGGGCCAGGCCGTCGTGATCGTCTTCATCGTCATTGCCGTCCTGGCGGCGCTGCTGCTCCTTGGACTGAAACGGATCGCCCGGATTCCTGCCCAGAAGGCATTGCGGGTCAACCGCCGGCTGAACCGCAGCCTCGTGCCCCTGCTCTTCCTCGTCATCGTCGGCGAAAAGCTGACCTACGCCGTCGCCAACCTTCACCTGGACGGCAACATCCTCGAACGCACGAAGGTCGTCCCCCTCTACCAGCCGCTGCTGATGGACGACCTGCTCATCGGCACTTTCGGCATGAAAAAAGCCCAAAACGACGGGATCAGCGTCAATATCAAAAAGATCACCAACATCCGCTACCCGCTGCACCCCATCAGCGTCACCCATCCCAAAACGCCCAACATCTTCATCTTCGGCGTCGACGCCCTCCGCCCCGATATCGTCAACGACGACAACATGCCGAACATGGCCGCGTTCAAACGCGAGGCCGTCGATTTCGAGCGCCACTACAGCGGCGGGAACAATACCCGTTTCGGTTTCTTCTCGATCTTCTACGGCATCAACTCCAGCTACTGGTTCGGCTTCCTCAATGCCAAAAAGGGGCCGGTACTCTTCGAGACCCTCAAGAAACTGGGCTACCAGATCAGCATCGACTCCAGCGTCAACACGGCGTGGCCGGAGTTCCGGCAGACGATCTTTTTCGACGTCCAGGACGAAATCAAGGATGACTACAACGGCACCAAGACCGAGAACGACCTGGCGACCGTCACCTATTTCGACGACTGGCTCGGAAAACAGGAAATGGACAAACCCATGTTCGCCTTCGTCTGGCTCGATTCGGTCCACAGCCGCGCCTACGACGACGCTTTCCGGAAATACACCCCCGACCAGGTCAGCAGCCAGTACCTGACGGCGACCGCCGAGGAGAGAACGGAGCTCTTCAACATGTACAAAAACGCCGCCTACGAAGTCGACGACCGCTTCGCGCGCTTCATTGCCGCCCTCAAAGCAAAGGGGCTCTACGACGACGCCGTCATCATCGTCCTCTCCGACCACGGGCAGGAGTTCTTCGAACACGACCACTACGGGCACAACTCCGCCTATGACCGCGAACAGGTCGGTACGCCGCTGTATATCCGCATCCCGGGCACGGCACCGAAAAAGGTGACCCGTCTCACCTCGCACCTCGATATCGCCCCGACGCTGATGGCGATGCTGGGAGCGGACAACCCTACAAGCGACTACGCCCACGGCTACGACCTCTTCGCCCCGGACTATAACCGCGAATGCGCCTTCGTGGGGAACTGGAATGAAAACGCCATTATCTGCGGAAAAGAGACCTTCGTCATCTCCGACGTCATCTCCAAAGCCTTCAACAACGAGATACGGGATACAGAGACCTACAAAAAGATCAAACTGAACGATAAAAAAAGGATGAATGAAATCCTGATCAAAAGTCTGGAGGAGAACCGGCAGTTCAGCCGGTAA